A genomic window from Pseudonocardia broussonetiae includes:
- a CDS encoding YciI family protein yields MRYLVVLEATTPDAPPPAELMAGILQLGEDATRAGVLLDTAGLAPSAAGAKVAVGGDGLRVTDGPFAESKEMISYAVYDTRTKEEAVEWTSRFMALHRDLWPGWEGEARVLKVMGPEDFGPPS; encoded by the coding sequence ATGCGCTACCTCGTCGTTCTCGAGGCCACCACCCCCGACGCCCCGCCGCCCGCCGAGCTGATGGCCGGCATCCTGCAGCTGGGGGAGGACGCCACCCGCGCCGGCGTGCTCCTCGACACCGCGGGCCTCGCCCCGAGCGCCGCGGGCGCGAAGGTCGCCGTCGGCGGCGACGGCCTCCGCGTCACCGACGGCCCGTTCGCGGAGTCCAAGGAGATGATCAGCTACGCCGTCTACGACACCCGCACCAAGGAGGAGGCGGTGGAGTGGACGAGCCGGTTCATGGCCCTGCACCGCGACCTCTGGCCCGGCTGGGAGGGCGAGGCGCGGGTGCTGAAGGTGATGGGGCCCGAGGACTTCGGGCCCCCGTCCTGA
- a CDS encoding S1C family serine protease codes for MTENREQGPDASAPLGPRTDQHPVPAYAGAPAPDPSGAARHTHGHTHPTYPAYGSFATGPTGPTGPGGAPTGPADRPRRSRTMTGIVTAALIAGLVGGGAGFGGAYALLEDDSPASTLLTSPASPAAAATAGTVAGAAATATPSTVDIRVTLAQGTAEGSGVVLTADGAVLTNNHVVAGSTGDITVTLADGSTHAATVVGTSPSYDLAVLQLQGVSGLTPAVLGNSADLQVGQQVVAIGSPQGLTGTVTTGIVSAFDRTVAVQGEDGSAVVYNGLQTDTPINQGNSGGPLVDLQGRVVGINSAIATGSSQSTGSIGLGFAIPVDQAKRVAQEILDSGTATKPVLGVQGNAAASSGGGAQIAAVEPGSAAAQAGLAAGDVVTKVGDARVEDFADLVARIGAQTPGDTVTLTVGEGGSERTVEVTLGSAPDRAASTSSGGQAQTVPQTPFGSPFGN; via the coding sequence ATGACCGAGAACAGGGAGCAGGGACCGGACGCGAGCGCGCCCCTGGGCCCCCGCACCGACCAGCACCCCGTCCCCGCTTACGCCGGAGCCCCTGCTCCGGATCCGTCGGGGGCCGCCCGCCACACGCACGGGCACACCCACCCGACCTACCCGGCCTACGGCTCGTTCGCCACGGGCCCGACCGGGCCGACCGGCCCCGGCGGCGCGCCGACCGGCCCCGCCGACCGCCCGCGCCGGTCGCGGACGATGACCGGCATCGTCACGGCCGCGCTCATCGCCGGGCTCGTCGGCGGCGGCGCGGGCTTCGGCGGTGCGTACGCGCTGCTGGAGGACGACTCGCCGGCGTCGACGCTGCTCACCTCCCCCGCGTCGCCGGCCGCGGCCGCGACGGCCGGGACGGTCGCGGGCGCCGCCGCCACGGCGACGCCGAGCACGGTCGACATCCGCGTCACCCTCGCGCAGGGCACCGCGGAGGGCAGCGGCGTGGTCCTCACCGCCGACGGCGCCGTGCTCACCAACAACCACGTGGTCGCCGGCAGCACGGGCGACATCACCGTCACCCTCGCCGACGGCAGCACGCACGCGGCCACCGTCGTGGGCACCTCGCCGAGCTACGACCTCGCGGTGCTCCAGCTCCAGGGGGTCTCCGGGCTCACCCCGGCCGTGCTGGGGAACAGCGCGGACCTGCAGGTCGGGCAGCAGGTCGTCGCGATCGGGTCGCCGCAGGGCCTCACCGGCACGGTGACGACCGGCATCGTCAGCGCGTTCGACCGCACCGTCGCCGTCCAGGGCGAGGACGGCTCGGCCGTCGTCTACAACGGGCTGCAGACCGACACCCCGATCAACCAGGGCAACTCCGGCGGGCCGCTGGTCGACCTGCAGGGCCGCGTCGTGGGCATCAACTCCGCGATCGCCACCGGCAGCAGCCAGAGCACGGGCAGCATCGGCCTCGGCTTCGCGATCCCGGTCGACCAGGCCAAGCGCGTGGCGCAGGAGATCCTCGACTCGGGCACGGCCACCAAGCCGGTGCTCGGCGTGCAGGGCAACGCGGCGGCGAGCAGCGGGGGCGGCGCGCAGATCGCCGCGGTCGAGCCCGGCTCGGCGGCCGCGCAGGCGGGGCTCGCGGCCGGGGACGTCGTCACGAAGGTCGGCGACGCCCGCGTCGAGGACTTCGCCGACCTCGTCGCCCGCATCGGCGCGCAGACCCCCGGCGACACCGTCACGCTGACGGTCGGGGAGGGCGGGTCCGAGCGGACCGTCGAGGTCACCCTGGGCAGCGCCCCGGACCGGGCGGCGTCGACGAGCAGCGGCGGCCAGGCCCAGACCGTCCCGCAGACCCCTTTCGGCAGCCCCTTCGGGAACTAG
- a CDS encoding TMEM165/GDT1 family protein has translation MSGFLLACGVSALVVFVAELGDKSQLMALAFATRYRALPVLVGITVATSVVHLLSVAVGHGLGAALPTGWISLTAAVMFLGFGLWTLRGDSLNESEQAKAARVAGSALLAVTVAFFLAELGDKTMLATITLATQHGWAGVWVGSTVGMVAADALAIVVGRRLGRRLPEKAVRVGAAALFFLGGAWLAVGASGDLPGFDHHVAGWVALVLGVAAVALGVLGRGPRPAGRAGRTAAAWWARSLFALAAVLGLAAPLLVGIDVIDPIALFDDPGVAVIGAGLSLLGTVLVLAARSQVAAVRRSGPALATDGLHERVRHPGLTGGVLALAGTLVMVPTLVGVLATVVLVVAVQVQVRGVREPALARVHGEAYTAYAARTGRFLPRVRTTEPATPPGLPGGHARVG, from the coding sequence ATGAGCGGATTCCTGCTGGCGTGCGGCGTCAGCGCGCTGGTCGTGTTCGTCGCCGAGCTCGGCGACAAGTCGCAGCTGATGGCCCTGGCCTTCGCCACCCGCTACCGCGCGCTCCCGGTGCTGGTCGGCATCACGGTCGCCACCTCGGTTGTGCACCTGCTCTCCGTCGCCGTGGGGCACGGGCTCGGCGCGGCCCTGCCCACCGGCTGGATCTCGCTGACCGCGGCCGTCATGTTCCTCGGGTTCGGGTTGTGGACGCTGCGCGGCGACTCGCTGAATGAGTCGGAGCAGGCGAAGGCCGCGCGCGTCGCGGGATCGGCGCTGCTCGCCGTCACCGTCGCGTTCTTCCTCGCCGAGCTGGGCGACAAGACGATGCTCGCCACCATCACCCTGGCCACGCAGCACGGCTGGGCCGGGGTGTGGGTGGGCTCGACCGTGGGCATGGTCGCGGCCGACGCGCTCGCGATCGTCGTGGGGCGCCGGCTCGGCAGGCGGCTGCCCGAGAAGGCGGTCCGGGTCGGGGCGGCGGCGCTGTTCTTCCTCGGCGGGGCGTGGCTCGCCGTCGGGGCGTCGGGCGACCTGCCCGGCTTCGACCACCACGTCGCCGGCTGGGTCGCGCTGGTGCTCGGCGTCGCCGCGGTGGCGCTCGGCGTGCTGGGCCGCGGCCCGCGCCCGGCCGGCCGCGCGGGCCGGACGGCGGCCGCGTGGTGGGCCCGGAGCCTGTTCGCGCTGGCCGCCGTGCTGGGCCTGGCCGCACCGCTGCTCGTCGGGATCGACGTCATCGACCCCATCGCGCTGTTCGACGACCCGGGCGTCGCCGTGATCGGGGCCGGGCTGTCGCTGCTGGGCACGGTGCTCGTCCTGGCCGCGCGGAGCCAGGTCGCCGCGGTGCGGCGCTCCGGCCCCGCGCTGGCGACGGACGGGCTGCACGAGCGCGTCCGCCACCCCGGGCTGACGGGCGGCGTGCTCGCGCTGGCCGGCACGCTCGTGATGGTGCCGACGCTGGTCGGGGTGCTCGCGACGGTCGTGCTCGTCGTCGCCGTGCAGGTGCAGGTCCGCGGCGTGCGGGAGCCGGCGCTGGCGCGCGTCCACGGCGAGGCCTACACCGCGTACGCCGCCCGCACCGGGCGCTTCCTGCCCCGCGTGCGGACCACGGAGCCGGCCACCCCACCCGGGCTGCCCGGCGGGCACGCCCGGGTGGGGTGA
- a CDS encoding RNA polymerase sigma factor, producing the protein MTGASGVAAVEAVWRIESARLVAGLARFTGDVGTAEELAQDALVAALERWPVSGVPPNPGGWLMTTAKNRAVDGFRRAAVHRRAVEAIGRDATDVVDERDAVDDALDDPVGDDVLRLLFTACHPALHRDHRVALVLRCLSGLRTDEIARAFLVPDPVAGQRISRAKKALRDKGIRFAMPGPDELVERLASVLEVIYLVFNEGYSATAGEDWMRPELCAEALRLARLTASLVPEQAEAHGLAALLELTQARAAARHDADGRPVLLQHQDRRRWDALLVRRGLAALARAAEAGAIGPYTLQAAVAACHATARTADETDRAQIAALYDVLAAGWPSPVVALNRAMAHGYASGPEAGLALFEEVDEVALAAYPQRPAVHGELLAMAGRHAEAADRFAEAAVLTRNEPERALFAARAAEAAAAHAPESGRDR; encoded by the coding sequence GTGACCGGTGCGTCGGGCGTCGCGGCCGTGGAGGCGGTGTGGCGCATCGAGTCGGCGCGGCTGGTGGCCGGGCTCGCCCGGTTCACCGGCGACGTCGGCACCGCCGAGGAGCTCGCGCAGGACGCGCTCGTCGCGGCGCTGGAGCGGTGGCCGGTCTCCGGGGTCCCGCCCAACCCCGGCGGCTGGCTGATGACCACGGCGAAGAACCGGGCCGTCGACGGCTTCCGGCGCGCGGCCGTGCACCGCCGCGCCGTCGAGGCGATCGGCCGGGACGCGACCGACGTCGTCGACGAGCGCGACGCCGTCGACGACGCCCTGGACGACCCGGTCGGCGACGACGTCCTGCGCCTGCTCTTCACCGCCTGCCACCCCGCGCTGCACCGCGACCACCGCGTCGCCCTCGTGCTGCGCTGCCTCTCGGGCCTGCGCACCGACGAGATCGCGCGGGCGTTCCTGGTGCCCGACCCGGTGGCCGGGCAGCGCATCTCGCGGGCGAAGAAGGCGTTGCGGGACAAGGGGATCCGGTTCGCGATGCCGGGTCCGGACGAGCTGGTCGAGCGCCTCGCGAGCGTCCTCGAGGTGATCTACCTGGTGTTCAACGAGGGCTACAGCGCCACCGCGGGCGAGGACTGGATGCGCCCCGAGCTGTGCGCCGAGGCGCTGCGCCTGGCCCGGCTCACGGCGTCGCTGGTGCCGGAGCAGGCGGAGGCGCACGGGCTGGCCGCGCTGCTGGAGCTCACGCAGGCGCGCGCCGCCGCCCGCCACGACGCCGACGGCCGCCCGGTCCTGCTGCAGCACCAGGACCGGCGCCGGTGGGACGCCCTGCTGGTCCGGCGCGGCCTCGCGGCGCTGGCCCGGGCCGCGGAGGCCGGTGCGATCGGGCCGTACACGCTGCAGGCGGCCGTCGCGGCCTGCCACGCCACCGCCCGCACCGCCGACGAGACCGACCGCGCGCAGATCGCCGCGCTCTACGACGTGCTCGCCGCGGGGTGGCCCTCGCCCGTCGTCGCGCTGAACCGGGCGATGGCCCACGGCTACGCGTCCGGGCCCGAGGCCGGTCTGGCGCTGTTCGAGGAGGTCGACGAGGTGGCGCTGGCTGCCTACCCGCAGCGGCCCGCCGTGCACGGCGAGCTGCTGGCCATGGCCGGGCGGCACGCCGAGGCCGCCGACCGCTTCGCCGAGGCGGCCGTGCTCACCCGCAACGAGCCCGAGCGAGCCCTGTTCGCGGCCCGCGCCGCGGAGGCCGCCGCCGCCCATGCACCAGAATCGGGTCGTGATCGCTGA
- a CDS encoding acyl-CoA dehydrogenase family protein → MTTLENRPATTAWADRPAPDSPDAWLARAREVRALLAVDAAARDRAGETPYAEVALLKDSGLVTLLGPVAEGGGGQEWPLAYRVVREIAAADGSIGQLLGYHYLWFWAARLVGTREQIAAVEADATRNRWFFGGAVNPRDSDVVIRDEGDRIVYNGGKTFSTGSKVSDVTVLEGVLEGTDTHVFAIVPSDQPGIVFHDDWDNIGQRLTESGSVTITDVAVPWEAAAGFVDKAFQPRVYNTLNVPTIQLVFVSFYLGIARGALETAAEYTRTRTRPWLHGGQERAVDEPYQLDLYGDLASKLWAVEALADQVAQEGLVIHHDAWEVTPQQRGEHEVRVAAVKARATEVALEVTSTVFEGLGARATAAELGFDRFWRNVRTHTLHDPVAYKRREVGAFLLRDELPEPTWYS, encoded by the coding sequence ATGACCACGCTCGAGAACCGTCCCGCCACCACCGCCTGGGCCGACCGGCCCGCGCCCGACTCCCCCGACGCCTGGCTGGCCCGCGCCCGCGAGGTGCGCGCGCTCCTGGCCGTCGACGCCGCCGCCCGCGACCGCGCCGGCGAGACCCCCTACGCCGAGGTCGCCCTGCTCAAGGACTCCGGTCTCGTCACCCTGCTGGGCCCGGTCGCCGAGGGCGGCGGGGGCCAGGAGTGGCCGCTCGCCTACCGGGTCGTGCGGGAGATCGCCGCCGCCGACGGCTCCATCGGCCAGCTCCTGGGCTACCACTACCTGTGGTTCTGGGCGGCCCGCCTGGTCGGCACGCGCGAGCAGATCGCCGCCGTCGAGGCCGACGCCACCCGCAACCGGTGGTTCTTCGGCGGCGCGGTCAACCCCCGCGACTCCGACGTCGTCATCCGCGACGAGGGCGACCGGATCGTCTACAACGGCGGCAAGACGTTCTCCACCGGCAGCAAGGTCTCCGACGTCACCGTGCTGGAGGGCGTGCTCGAGGGCACCGACACCCACGTCTTCGCGATCGTCCCGAGCGACCAGCCCGGCATCGTGTTCCACGACGACTGGGACAACATCGGGCAGCGCCTCACCGAGAGCGGCAGCGTGACGATCACCGACGTCGCGGTGCCGTGGGAGGCGGCGGCGGGCTTCGTCGACAAGGCGTTCCAGCCGCGCGTCTACAACACCCTGAACGTGCCGACGATCCAGCTCGTGTTCGTCAGCTTCTACCTGGGCATCGCCCGCGGCGCGCTGGAGACCGCGGCCGAGTACACCCGCACCCGCACCCGCCCGTGGCTGCACGGCGGCCAGGAGCGCGCCGTCGACGAGCCCTACCAGCTCGACCTCTACGGCGACCTCGCGTCGAAGCTCTGGGCGGTCGAGGCGCTGGCCGACCAGGTGGCGCAGGAGGGCCTGGTGATCCACCACGACGCGTGGGAGGTCACCCCGCAGCAGCGCGGCGAGCACGAGGTGCGCGTCGCCGCGGTGAAGGCGCGGGCCACCGAGGTCGCGCTGGAGGTCACCAGCACCGTGTTCGAGGGGCTGGGCGCGCGGGCCACGGCGGCGGAGCTGGGCTTCGACCGGTTCTGGCGCAACGTCCGCACCCACACCCTGCACGACCCGGTGGCCTACAAGCGCCGCGAGGTGGGGGCGTTCCTGCTCCGCGACGAGCTGCCCGAGCCCACCTGGTACTCCTGA
- a CDS encoding ParA family protein, whose product MQVVSIINHKGGVGKTTLTANLGAGLAARGRRVLLLDLDSQASLTVSFFTPPEWAEQLLPERTIKHWFDGLDDGTALESPGGLVATPRRVREKLSRSPGRLDLIAAHRDLSDMDTILAAQLMSAPERFVDLHSRLRAGLEHPAFAEYDVALIDCAPNFGLIARNAVAASDLLLIPTKPDYLSTNGIDSLGLKIREFVDEYNARSLEQITRPPASVVFTMVQLHDDQPIEAQRAVMSRIEAGGVAPLSTTIRDSKAVYGPAPEYGVPVILGGTGRALTRELRDLVSEVSAQIDGTEGMAA is encoded by the coding sequence GTGCAGGTCGTCTCGATCATCAATCACAAGGGCGGCGTGGGCAAGACGACGCTCACCGCCAACCTCGGGGCCGGTCTCGCCGCGCGAGGCCGGAGGGTCCTGCTACTGGACCTGGACTCGCAGGCCAGCCTGACGGTCTCGTTCTTCACGCCACCGGAGTGGGCCGAGCAGCTGCTGCCCGAGCGGACCATCAAGCACTGGTTCGACGGCCTCGACGACGGCACCGCGCTGGAGAGCCCCGGCGGCCTCGTGGCCACGCCGCGGCGCGTGCGCGAGAAGCTGTCGCGCTCGCCGGGCCGCCTCGACCTGATCGCCGCGCACCGGGACCTGTCCGACATGGACACGATCCTCGCCGCGCAGCTCATGTCGGCGCCGGAGCGGTTCGTCGACCTGCACAGCCGGCTGCGCGCCGGTCTGGAGCACCCGGCGTTCGCGGAGTACGACGTCGCGCTGATCGACTGCGCTCCCAACTTCGGGCTCATCGCCCGCAACGCGGTGGCCGCGAGCGACCTGCTGCTCATCCCGACCAAGCCCGACTACCTGTCGACGAACGGCATCGACTCGCTCGGGCTCAAGATCCGCGAGTTCGTCGACGAGTACAACGCGCGCTCGCTGGAGCAGATCACCCGCCCGCCGGCGTCGGTCGTGTTCACGATGGTGCAGCTGCACGACGACCAGCCGATCGAGGCGCAGCGCGCGGTGATGAGCCGGATCGAGGCGGGCGGCGTCGCGCCGCTCTCGACGACGATCCGCGACAGCAAGGCCGTGTACGGCCCGGCGCCCGAGTACGGCGTGCCGGTCATCCTCGGCGGCACCGGCCGCGCGCTCACCCGCGAGCTGCGCGACCTGGTCTCCGAGGTCTCCGCCCAGATCGACGGCACCGAGGGGATGGCGGCGTGA
- a CDS encoding CaiB/BaiF CoA transferase family protein yields the protein MIADDRPTGPLAGVVVADFARILAGPYATMLLADLGATVIKVEGPPTGDDTRTWTPPVSADGTATYYLSTNRNKRSIVLDLRDADDLAVARRLADRADVLVENFKPGGLAQFGLDHPTVSATNPGLVYCSISGFGPDSGLPGYDLLAQAVSGLMSVTGEADGPPLRAGVAVLDVITGLHATVAVLAALHHRDATGEGQHVQTNLLSAGLSALVNQTSAVLAGGVVPRRLGNAHLSLFPYEPLPTGDGELIVIAANDGQFRKLAEAIGAPELLDDPRFGSMADRNAHRDELRPLLLERLATRSAQEWFDVLAPIGVPCGPIQGVDEGLALAERLGLDPVVRPGGVPSVRNPVSYSATPPAYHRPPPGLGADEAEIRAWLAEG from the coding sequence GTGATCGCTGACGACCGCCCGACCGGACCGCTCGCGGGGGTGGTCGTCGCCGACTTCGCCCGCATCCTGGCCGGCCCCTACGCCACCATGCTGCTCGCCGACCTCGGCGCCACCGTGATCAAGGTGGAGGGTCCGCCGACGGGCGACGACACCCGCACGTGGACGCCCCCGGTCTCCGCCGACGGCACCGCCACCTACTACCTCTCGACCAACCGCAACAAGCGCTCGATCGTCCTGGACCTGCGCGACGCCGACGACCTCGCCGTCGCCCGCCGCCTCGCCGACCGCGCCGACGTCCTCGTCGAGAACTTCAAGCCCGGCGGGCTCGCGCAGTTCGGGCTCGACCACCCGACGGTCTCGGCCACCAACCCCGGCCTCGTCTACTGCTCGATCTCGGGCTTCGGCCCCGACTCCGGCCTGCCCGGCTACGACCTGCTCGCGCAGGCGGTGTCGGGGCTGATGAGCGTCACCGGCGAGGCCGACGGGCCGCCGCTGCGGGCCGGCGTCGCGGTGCTGGACGTCATCACCGGGCTGCACGCGACCGTCGCGGTCCTCGCCGCGCTGCACCACCGCGACGCCACCGGCGAGGGCCAGCACGTGCAGACCAACCTGCTGTCCGCCGGGCTCTCGGCGCTGGTCAACCAGACGTCGGCGGTGCTCGCGGGCGGGGTCGTCCCGCGGCGGCTGGGCAACGCCCACCTGAGCCTGTTCCCCTACGAGCCGCTGCCCACCGGCGACGGCGAGCTGATCGTCATCGCGGCCAACGACGGCCAGTTCCGCAAGCTCGCCGAGGCGATCGGGGCGCCGGAGCTGCTCGACGACCCGCGCTTCGGCTCGATGGCCGACCGCAACGCCCACCGCGACGAGCTCCGTCCCCTGCTGCTCGAGCGCCTCGCCACCCGGTCCGCGCAGGAGTGGTTCGACGTCCTCGCCCCGATCGGCGTGCCGTGCGGCCCGATCCAGGGCGTCGACGAGGGGCTCGCGCTGGCCGAGCGGCTCGGGCTCGACCCGGTGGTGCGGCCGGGCGGCGTGCCGAGCGTCCGCAACCCCGTCAGCTACTCCGCCACCCCGCCCGCCTACCACCGCCCGCCCCCCGGCCTGGGCGCCGACGAGGCCGAGATCCGGGCCTGGCTCGCCGAGGGATGA
- a CDS encoding thiolase family protein — protein sequence MPDAVIVDAVRTPIGKRKGSLAEVHPVDLSAVVLRALAERTGIDPSVVDDVVWGCVNQVGDQASQVGRYAVLAAGWPESVPGVTINRACGSSQSSFDFAAGMVMSGQYDVVVAGGVESMTRVPLGSGRDLGRPFGPLVRERYAADLTSGEFPGGDFNQGIGAERIAAEWGFSRAQLDEYSARSHALAAAAIDAGAFDAQLAPVPDAPGLTADEGLRRGTTPDTLAKLKPVFREDGVIHAGNSSQISDGASAVLITTPERAAELGLTPIARYHGGAVSGADPLKMLTGPIPATAKVLKRTGLSVSDIGAFEVNEAFAPVPLAWQAEFGADPDRLNPLGGAIAVGHPLGASGTVLMTRLVHHMRDRDIRYGLQTMCEGGGTANATIVELLR from the coding sequence ATGCCCGACGCCGTCATCGTCGACGCGGTCCGCACGCCCATCGGCAAGCGGAAGGGATCGCTCGCCGAGGTCCACCCCGTCGACCTCTCCGCCGTGGTGCTGCGCGCGCTGGCCGAGCGCACCGGCATCGACCCGTCCGTCGTCGACGACGTCGTGTGGGGGTGCGTCAACCAGGTCGGCGACCAGGCGTCGCAGGTGGGGCGCTACGCCGTGCTCGCCGCGGGCTGGCCGGAGAGCGTCCCCGGCGTCACGATCAACCGGGCGTGCGGGTCGAGCCAGTCGTCGTTCGACTTCGCCGCCGGCATGGTCATGTCCGGGCAGTACGACGTCGTCGTGGCCGGGGGCGTCGAGTCCATGACGCGCGTCCCGCTGGGCTCGGGCCGCGACCTGGGCCGCCCGTTCGGCCCGCTGGTGCGCGAGCGCTACGCTGCCGACCTCACCAGCGGCGAGTTCCCCGGCGGCGACTTCAACCAGGGCATCGGCGCCGAGCGCATCGCCGCGGAGTGGGGCTTCTCGCGTGCCCAGCTCGACGAGTACTCGGCGCGGTCGCACGCGCTCGCGGCCGCCGCGATCGACGCGGGCGCCTTCGACGCCCAGCTCGCGCCCGTCCCGGACGCCCCCGGCCTCACCGCCGACGAGGGCCTGCGCCGCGGCACCACGCCCGACACGCTCGCGAAGCTCAAGCCGGTCTTCCGCGAGGACGGCGTCATCCACGCCGGCAACAGCTCGCAGATCTCCGACGGCGCCTCGGCCGTGCTGATCACGACGCCGGAGCGGGCCGCCGAGCTGGGGCTGACGCCGATCGCGCGCTACCACGGCGGCGCGGTCAGCGGCGCCGACCCGCTCAAGATGCTCACCGGCCCGATCCCGGCCACGGCGAAGGTGCTCAAGCGCACCGGGCTGTCGGTATCCGACATCGGCGCGTTCGAGGTCAACGAGGCCTTCGCCCCCGTGCCGCTGGCCTGGCAGGCGGAGTTCGGCGCCGACCCCGACCGGCTCAACCCCCTCGGCGGCGCCATCGCCGTCGGGCACCCGCTGGGCGCCTCCGGCACCGTCCTCATGACCCGGCTCGTGCACCACATGCGCGACCGCGACATCCGCTACGGCCTGCAGACCATGTGCGAGGGCGGCGGCACGGCGAACGCGACGATCGTCGAGCTGCTGCGCTGA
- a CDS encoding DUF1684 domain-containing protein, with the protein MTATLDLHSAWDAWHSDREEQLRAPHGWLSLTALHWLTPEPSTVEDLPGLWSATPDGVVVTAAAADGLFVRGVRGPLPVDGTAVLHPVNGLPGSLVEVGDKVVEIARRTDAHVLRVRDPQAPTRAAFTGVPAFDVDPAWVVDGVFEPYDEPRPITVDAVVDGLQHHLTAVGVVRFVLDGAEQALVAMPGKQGGLSLHFRDATLGVTTYPGGRSVQVPDPVDGRVTIDFNRLVNLPCAFTDFATCPLPPAGNTVSAAVTAGEKSPLR; encoded by the coding sequence ATGACCGCGACGCTCGACCTGCACTCCGCGTGGGACGCCTGGCACTCCGACCGCGAGGAGCAGCTGCGCGCCCCGCACGGCTGGCTCAGCCTCACCGCGCTGCACTGGCTCACCCCCGAGCCGTCGACCGTCGAGGACCTGCCCGGCCTGTGGAGCGCCACGCCCGACGGCGTCGTCGTCACCGCGGCGGCGGCCGACGGGCTGTTCGTCCGCGGCGTCCGCGGCCCGCTTCCCGTCGACGGCACCGCGGTGCTGCACCCGGTGAACGGCCTGCCGGGCTCGCTCGTGGAGGTCGGCGACAAGGTCGTCGAGATCGCCCGCCGCACCGACGCGCACGTGCTGCGCGTCCGCGACCCGCAGGCCCCGACCCGCGCCGCGTTCACCGGGGTGCCGGCGTTCGACGTCGACCCCGCGTGGGTCGTCGACGGCGTGTTCGAGCCCTACGACGAGCCGCGTCCGATCACCGTCGACGCGGTCGTCGACGGGCTGCAGCACCACCTCACGGCCGTCGGCGTCGTCCGGTTCGTCCTCGACGGGGCCGAGCAGGCGCTCGTGGCGATGCCGGGGAAGCAGGGCGGGCTGTCGCTGCACTTCCGCGACGCCACCTTGGGCGTCACGACCTACCCGGGCGGGCGCTCGGTGCAGGTGCCCGACCCGGTCGACGGGCGCGTCACGATCGACTTCAACCGGCTCGTGAACCTGCCCTGCGCGTTCACCGACTTCGCGACCTGCCCCCTGCCGCCCGCCGGCAACACCGTGTCGGCGGCGGTGACGGCAGGGGAGAAGTCGCCCCTGCGTTGA
- the sfnG gene encoding dimethylsulfone monooxygenase SfnG, producing the protein MPSAVPAEPLKFAYWVPNVSGGLVTSTIEQRTDWGYDYNRKLAQTAENSGFEYALSQVRYMASYGADHQHESTSFSLALLLATERLKVIAAVHPGLWQPGVLSKWVATADHLSKGRIAVNVVSGWLKAEFTALGEPWLEHDERYRRTEEFIRVLREIWTSDSAEFRGDFYRIHDFDLKPKPLDVPGRAHPEIFQGGNSSAARRNGGRVSDWYFSNGKDYEGFSEQVTEVLGHAADAGRTTPPKFGLNGFMIARDTEKEARETLREIIAKANKPAVEGFRDAVQQAGASTGNKQGMWADSSFEDLVQYNDGFRTQLIGTPEQIADRAIEYKRRGANLLLLGYLHFQEEVEHFGTHVLPIIREKEAELADRTPALVGS; encoded by the coding sequence ATGCCCTCCGCCGTGCCCGCAGAACCCCTGAAGTTCGCCTACTGGGTCCCCAACGTCAGCGGTGGCCTCGTCACCAGCACGATCGAGCAGCGCACCGACTGGGGCTACGACTACAACCGGAAGCTCGCGCAGACGGCCGAGAACAGCGGCTTCGAGTACGCGCTCTCGCAGGTCCGCTACATGGCGAGCTACGGGGCCGACCACCAGCACGAGTCGACCAGCTTCTCGCTGGCGCTGCTGCTGGCCACCGAGCGGCTCAAGGTCATCGCCGCTGTGCACCCCGGTCTGTGGCAGCCCGGCGTGCTGTCGAAGTGGGTCGCCACCGCCGACCACCTGTCGAAGGGGCGCATCGCCGTCAACGTCGTGAGCGGCTGGCTCAAGGCCGAGTTCACCGCGCTGGGCGAGCCGTGGCTCGAGCACGACGAGCGCTACCGCCGCACCGAGGAGTTCATCCGCGTCCTGCGCGAGATCTGGACCAGCGACTCCGCCGAGTTCCGCGGCGACTTCTACCGGATCCACGACTTCGACCTCAAGCCCAAGCCGCTCGACGTCCCCGGCCGGGCGCACCCGGAGATCTTCCAGGGCGGCAACTCCTCGGCGGCCCGCCGCAACGGCGGCCGCGTCTCGGACTGGTACTTCAGCAACGGCAAGGACTACGAGGGCTTCTCCGAGCAGGTCACCGAGGTCCTCGGGCACGCCGCCGACGCCGGCCGCACCACGCCGCCGAAGTTCGGCCTCAACGGCTTCATGATCGCCCGGGACACCGAGAAGGAGGCCCGCGAGACGCTGCGCGAGATCATCGCGAAGGCCAACAAGCCGGCCGTCGAGGGCTTCCGCGACGCCGTGCAGCAGGCCGGGGCGTCCACGGGGAACAAGCAGGGCATGTGGGCGGACTCCTCGTTCGAGGACCTCGTCCAGTACAACGACGGCTTCCGCACCCAGCTCATCGGCACGCCGGAGCAGATCGCCGACCGCGCGATCGAGTACAAGCGCCGCGGGGCGAACCTCCTGCTGCTGGGCTACCTCCACTTCCAGGAGGAGGTCGAGCACTTCGGCACGCACGTCCTGCCGATCATCCGGGAGAAGGAGGCCGAGCTCGCCGACCGGACGCCCGCGCTCGTCGGCAGCTGA